A stretch of Sulfuricurvum sp. DNA encodes these proteins:
- a CDS encoding EAL domain-containing protein, whose amino-acid sequence MKLFRTLFSSLKWQLFVGVIALHALLMGIFIYDIVHREHQFIHKEMLVKSSGLSKLIASNSALGILNNDIVALSELVNQMKEVPDIETVFIMDHNFIIRASNDSSYFNRMAMDSWSQKIQKELTSTQKDGIQQEHDGVIDTCVPIRIEKRTVGYVRMISSADTIDLQIASLRNKGLLYLVLAISSGALIAWLIVRNLTGRLTLLSEAASQVARQNYDITLPPFSGKDELSQMGRAFSLMIDSIHKQVNELEAMLFQVKASEVLERKRFEQSERYQNALFQWSKIEYGNPEIAIRNAMEISAHTLKIERVSLWLLNSENSALVCHDLYTASNGHHESGMFLYRSDYPHYFESIDKGGIIAADDAQNDPQTAEFSEGYLKPIMIFSMLDMPITVDGKVIGVICHEHISSIRHWAPEEKEFTITISNALALTFEIDKRKKVEHTLDYKAHHDELTHLSNRTLFLDRLEHSINKAKRQKKMLAVLFIDLDRFKEINDSLGHAMGDAVLIEVADRLREHLRDIDTIARLGGDEFTLIVEDVDDIQKVNTIALKLLSTLQEPMYIQEHQLYVTISIGISLYPLDGDNPQSLLRNADSAMYKAKEEGRNSYQYYTTELTQRAFERVSLESSLRRAIANREFVVYYQAQTNGSTDQLIGMEALVRWEHPEMGLVSPANFIPLAEETGLVLAIDTFVMEEAMKQISQWYSEGLNPGVLSLNLAMKQLWQENFAQTLQGMLEKSGCRAEWIELEVTEGEMMKNPEKAIGILKQLHDLGITLAIDDFGTGYSSLSYLKRLPLDILKIDQSFIRGLPDNNEDIAIVRSIIALVKSMGMRVIAEGVETLEQKEFLVENGCLNIQGYFYARPISATDMENRLRNSLVN is encoded by the coding sequence ATGAAACTCTTTAGAACTCTTTTTAGTTCACTGAAATGGCAGCTTTTTGTCGGGGTAATCGCTTTACATGCGCTATTAATGGGGATATTTATTTACGATATTGTCCATAGAGAACATCAATTTATACACAAAGAGATGCTGGTCAAATCTAGCGGGTTAAGTAAGCTCATCGCATCGAATTCGGCGTTAGGGATTTTAAATAATGATATTGTCGCGCTCAGTGAACTGGTCAATCAGATGAAAGAGGTGCCAGATATCGAAACCGTTTTTATTATGGATCATAATTTCATCATTCGCGCTTCCAACGACTCATCCTATTTTAATCGTATGGCAATGGATAGCTGGAGTCAGAAAATCCAAAAAGAGCTTACTTCGACTCAAAAAGATGGGATTCAACAAGAGCATGATGGGGTAATCGATACGTGCGTTCCTATCCGTATCGAAAAAAGAACCGTCGGATATGTCCGTATGATCTCCTCCGCCGATACTATCGATCTTCAGATTGCGTCGCTTCGAAATAAAGGACTTTTGTACCTTGTTTTAGCTATTTCCAGCGGTGCTTTGATTGCATGGTTGATTGTTCGCAATTTGACGGGACGTTTAACTCTTCTCTCGGAGGCTGCTTCACAAGTGGCACGACAAAATTACGATATAACTCTTCCCCCTTTTAGCGGTAAGGATGAACTATCTCAGATGGGGCGTGCCTTTAGCCTGATGATAGATTCGATACACAAACAGGTGAATGAACTTGAAGCGATGCTTTTTCAGGTTAAAGCATCTGAGGTATTGGAACGTAAACGGTTTGAACAAAGTGAACGGTACCAAAATGCGCTCTTTCAATGGTCTAAAATTGAATATGGCAATCCTGAAATCGCTATTCGAAATGCTATGGAAATTTCAGCACACACCCTAAAAATTGAGCGTGTGAGTCTATGGCTTTTAAACAGTGAAAATTCGGCTCTGGTCTGTCATGATCTCTACACCGCTTCAAACGGACACCATGAAAGCGGTATGTTTTTATACCGAAGTGATTATCCCCACTACTTCGAGTCGATTGATAAAGGGGGGATTATTGCTGCGGATGATGCGCAGAATGATCCACAAACAGCTGAATTCTCAGAAGGATATCTCAAACCCATTATGATTTTTTCTATGTTGGATATGCCCATAACGGTCGATGGCAAGGTGATAGGGGTCATTTGTCATGAACATATCAGCTCGATACGCCACTGGGCACCGGAGGAGAAAGAATTTACAATCACGATATCCAATGCGTTAGCTCTCACGTTTGAAATCGATAAGCGGAAAAAAGTTGAACATACGTTAGACTATAAAGCCCACCATGATGAATTAACACATCTATCCAATCGGACACTTTTTTTAGATCGATTGGAACATTCGATAAATAAAGCGAAACGACAGAAAAAAATGCTTGCAGTGCTTTTCATCGATTTGGATCGTTTTAAAGAGATCAATGATTCGCTGGGTCATGCGATGGGAGATGCCGTTTTGATAGAGGTTGCGGATCGTCTCCGAGAACATCTACGTGATATCGATACCATTGCCCGTTTGGGAGGGGATGAGTTTACATTGATTGTGGAAGATGTTGATGATATCCAAAAAGTGAATACGATTGCATTAAAACTCCTCTCAACGCTGCAAGAACCAATGTATATTCAAGAACATCAACTTTACGTAACAATCAGTATCGGTATCAGTCTTTACCCATTGGATGGAGATAACCCCCAAAGTCTTTTGCGAAATGCCGATTCGGCGATGTACAAGGCAAAAGAGGAAGGGCGCAACAGTTATCAGTACTATACGACAGAGTTGACTCAGCGTGCTTTTGAGAGAGTCTCTTTAGAATCGAGTTTACGTCGTGCGATTGCAAATCGTGAGTTTGTTGTTTATTATCAAGCACAAACGAACGGATCAACGGATCAACTGATCGGTATGGAAGCATTGGTGCGATGGGAACATCCTGAAATGGGTCTCGTTTCACCTGCTAATTTTATCCCCTTAGCGGAAGAGACAGGGTTGGTTTTGGCAATTGATACGTTTGTGATGGAAGAGGCGATGAAACAAATATCGCAGTGGTATAGCGAGGGGCTAAATCCAGGAGTATTATCTTTAAATCTAGCAATGAAGCAATTATGGCAAGAAAATTTTGCGCAAACACTTCAAGGGATGTTGGAAAAGAGCGGATGTAGAGCAGAGTGGATTGAGCTAGAGGTGACCGAAGGTGAAATGATGAAAAATCCTGAAAAAGCGATTGGTATTCTAAAACAACTCCATGATTTAGGGATTACACTGGCAATTGATGATTTTGGAACAGGATATTCATCTCTCTCCTATCTTAAACGTCTCCCACTGGATATTTTGAAAATAGATCAATCTTTCATCCGTGGTCTCCCTGATAATAATGAGGACATTGCCATCGTACGCTCGATTATCGCATTAGTAAAGAGTATGGGGATGCGTGTCATCGCTGAGGGCGTTGAAACACTGGAGCAAAAAGAGTTTTTAGTTGAAAATGGATGTCTGAATATTCAGGGCTATTTTTATGCCCGCCCGATCAGTGCAACAGATATGGAGAATCGCCTCCGTAACTCATTAGTCAATTAG
- a CDS encoding phosphate/phosphite/phosphonate ABC transporter substrate-binding protein yields the protein MKYGIVKLIFFLFPMFFIFSGCMLEDHEANEYKPTTMPTQKYELIVGIHPYLNTQKTFLAYEPIIRYLEKNIPLAHFTLETSLDYGDYERKLYAGHFDLALPNPLQTLESTKHGYRIVAKMKPDSVFRGVIVSRKENHIHSVEQLRHKPISFPASTALAATLMPKMFLYEKGLNVDKDAMPRYVGSQYSSIMNAYSKDTIAAATWPTPWITWQKENPQKAQEMELIWETPSLVNNGFVIRSNIDHNLSEKIVTLLCALDTSAEGKKLLKDAGFDGFEKASAKTYIPVEAFLKQYDRTLGLPK from the coding sequence ATGAAATACGGTATTGTAAAATTAATCTTTTTTCTTTTTCCAATGTTTTTCATTTTTTCCGGCTGTATGCTGGAAGATCATGAAGCAAACGAATATAAACCCACAACTATGCCGACACAAAAATATGAGCTAATTGTAGGTATTCATCCCTACCTTAATACACAAAAAACATTTTTGGCGTATGAACCTATTATCCGTTATTTAGAAAAAAATATCCCCTTAGCCCATTTTACGTTGGAAACTTCGCTCGATTATGGTGATTATGAGCGAAAACTCTATGCAGGACATTTTGATCTTGCCCTTCCTAATCCTCTTCAAACCCTAGAATCAACAAAGCATGGATATCGTATCGTAGCCAAAATGAAACCTGATAGTGTGTTTAGAGGTGTGATTGTTTCGCGCAAAGAGAATCATATCCATTCTGTTGAACAACTTCGACATAAACCAATCAGTTTTCCTGCTTCGACCGCATTGGCTGCTACCTTGATGCCGAAAATGTTTTTATACGAAAAAGGGCTCAATGTGGACAAAGATGCAATGCCACGTTATGTCGGATCCCAATACTCATCGATTATGAATGCCTACAGTAAAGACACCATTGCCGCGGCAACGTGGCCAACACCATGGATTACTTGGCAAAAAGAGAATCCCCAAAAAGCCCAAGAGATGGAGTTAATCTGGGAGACTCCGTCGCTTGTTAACAACGGATTCGTTATCCGCTCCAATATCGATCACAATCTTTCCGAAAAAATTGTGACATTGTTGTGCGCATTAGACACATCTGCTGAGGGGAAAAAGCTTTTGAAGGATGCAGGATTCGATGGGTTTGAAAAAGCATCGGCTAAAACCTATATTCCGGTTGAAGCATTTTTAAAACAATATGACCGTACATTAGGGTTACCGAAATGA
- a CDS encoding AAA family ATPase, with protein sequence MASNIFEKLTHQMTEMIESSISLALHNKNSEVEPIHFLWALLANSNSPLNQMLNKMSIDKIAIELDVKSVASKLPSVSSVTKESIRLSRNFAHSLEVSSGEMAKSGDSFLAIDTYIIANLQNDPFKAILGKYVDLRELAKTFEASRAGQKIESQTADENLESLAKYGIDLTKEAAEGKLSPVIGRDEEIGRMMQILIRKTKNNPILLGEPGVGKTALVEGLAQRIYNKEVPLSLQNKRVITLDMSALIAGAKYRGEFEDRLKAVIDEVKKSANIILFIDEIHTIVGAGASEGSMDAANILKPALARGELHTIGATTLKEYRKYFEKDAALQRRFQPVNVDEPSVNQTLQILRGLKERLEAHHSINIADSALVAAAKLSDRYINDRFLPDKAIDLIDEAAAELRMQIESEPNALASVKRTLTNLEVEKEALKMESSVANTKRLEEIARELADAGEERRSLESQFAHEKEVFERVAKIKAEIEAKRREAEGAKQAADFNKAAEIEYGQIPKLFEEEKALQEKWKGMVAEGTLLKNSVDEASIAGIVSRWTKIPVNKMLQGEKEKILHIEEELNRDVVGQVEATHAVARAIKRNKAGLSDKSRPIGSFLFLGPTGVGKTQTAKTLAKFLFDSSESMIRIDMSEYMEKHAVSRLVGAPPGYVGFDDGGQLTEAVRRKPYSVILFDEVEKAHPDVFNVLLQVLDDGRLTDNKGVVVDFTNTIIILTSNIASDKIMAHHGDEGLQAMVLGALKQHFKPEFLNRLDDVVVFNPLGEAQILSIVDLFFRDIAAKVEERDITLTLTDSAKRYIASAGFDPVYGARPLKRALYEIVEDRLADLILGGEVDEGSKVIFDAVGDEITVQVG encoded by the coding sequence ATGGCATCTAATATTTTTGAAAAACTTACTCACCAAATGACCGAGATGATCGAATCCTCGATTTCTTTAGCACTACACAACAAAAACAGCGAAGTTGAACCAATCCATTTTTTATGGGCATTGCTCGCCAACAGCAACTCCCCGTTAAATCAAATGCTCAACAAGATGAGTATTGATAAAATAGCGATTGAACTCGATGTCAAAAGTGTAGCCTCTAAACTTCCAAGTGTCTCATCGGTAACCAAGGAAAGTATTCGACTCTCCCGTAATTTTGCCCATTCACTCGAAGTAAGTTCTGGGGAGATGGCAAAAAGCGGTGACAGCTTTTTAGCGATTGATACCTATATCATTGCGAATCTTCAAAATGATCCGTTTAAAGCGATTTTAGGAAAATATGTCGATTTGCGAGAATTGGCTAAAACGTTCGAAGCGTCTCGTGCAGGACAAAAGATCGAAAGTCAAACAGCAGATGAAAATCTCGAATCACTTGCTAAATACGGGATTGATTTAACCAAAGAAGCTGCAGAGGGGAAACTCTCTCCGGTAATTGGTCGAGATGAAGAGATCGGTCGTATGATGCAGATTTTGATTCGTAAAACAAAAAACAATCCAATCCTCCTCGGTGAACCGGGAGTCGGTAAAACGGCATTGGTCGAGGGGCTGGCACAGCGTATCTATAACAAAGAAGTGCCTTTAAGTCTTCAAAACAAGCGGGTAATTACACTGGATATGAGTGCACTGATTGCGGGTGCAAAATATCGCGGTGAGTTTGAAGATCGTCTCAAGGCGGTGATCGATGAGGTAAAGAAATCGGCTAATATTATTCTCTTTATCGATGAGATTCATACTATCGTTGGGGCAGGTGCATCAGAGGGGTCGATGGATGCGGCGAATATCCTCAAACCCGCACTGGCTCGGGGAGAGTTACACACCATCGGGGCGACGACGCTCAAAGAGTATCGTAAGTATTTCGAAAAAGATGCGGCACTCCAACGACGTTTTCAACCAGTCAATGTGGATGAGCCGAGTGTTAATCAAACTTTACAAATTTTACGTGGACTTAAAGAGCGTCTCGAAGCGCATCACAGTATTAATATTGCCGATTCGGCATTAGTAGCGGCGGCAAAACTCTCTGACCGTTATATTAATGATCGATTTTTGCCGGATAAAGCAATCGATTTGATTGACGAAGCGGCGGCAGAGTTGCGTATGCAAATCGAATCAGAACCGAATGCATTGGCGAGTGTGAAGCGTACATTAACTAATTTAGAAGTCGAAAAAGAGGCTCTTAAAATGGAATCATCGGTGGCGAATACTAAACGGCTCGAAGAGATTGCACGTGAGTTAGCCGATGCGGGAGAAGAGCGACGAAGTTTAGAATCGCAGTTCGCTCATGAAAAAGAGGTGTTTGAACGGGTAGCGAAAATCAAAGCCGAAATCGAAGCCAAACGCCGTGAAGCGGAAGGCGCGAAACAAGCGGCCGATTTTAACAAAGCGGCAGAGATTGAATACGGTCAAATCCCGAAACTTTTCGAGGAAGAAAAAGCACTCCAAGAGAAATGGAAAGGGATGGTTGCAGAGGGGACACTGCTAAAAAACAGTGTCGATGAAGCCTCTATCGCAGGAATCGTGAGCCGTTGGACAAAAATTCCGGTAAACAAAATGCTCCAAGGCGAAAAAGAGAAAATCCTTCATATCGAAGAGGAACTCAACCGTGATGTTGTTGGGCAAGTAGAAGCGACCCATGCCGTAGCCCGTGCGATTAAACGAAACAAAGCAGGACTCTCCGATAAGAGCCGTCCTATCGGATCATTCTTGTTCCTTGGACCTACGGGAGTCGGGAAAACGCAGACAGCGAAAACACTCGCTAAATTTCTCTTTGACAGTAGCGAGTCCATGATCCGTATCGATATGTCGGAGTACATGGAGAAACATGCCGTATCACGACTCGTCGGTGCCCCTCCTGGGTACGTCGGGTTTGATGATGGGGGACAACTCACCGAAGCGGTGCGCCGTAAGCCTTATAGCGTTATCTTGTTCGATGAGGTCGAAAAAGCGCACCCCGATGTGTTCAATGTCCTCTTACAAGTGCTCGATGATGGACGTTTGACTGATAACAAAGGGGTGGTGGTCGATTTTACCAATACCATCATCATTTTGACCTCGAATATCGCAAGTGATAAGATCATGGCGCATCACGGTGATGAGGGATTGCAAGCTATGGTGCTTGGTGCATTAAAACAGCACTTTAAACCCGAATTTTTAAACCGTTTGGATGATGTAGTGGTCTTTAATCCGCTGGGTGAAGCGCAGATTCTCAGTATTGTCGATCTCTTCTTTAGAGACATTGCGGCAAAAGTGGAAGAGCGTGACATTACCCTCACCCTCACTGACAGTGCGAAACGCTATATCGCGAGCGCGGGATTCGATCCGGTATACGGCGCACGTCCTCTTAAACGGGCACTTTATGAGATCGTTGAAGATCGTTTAGCGGACTTGATCCTCGGCGGAGAGGTCGATGAAGGATCTAAAGTGATATTTGATGCCGTTGGAGATGAGATTACCGTTCAAGTAGGGTGA
- a CDS encoding DUF445 domain-containing protein yields MFDKGWMTNFVSLGLVGLSYTVEGMMGTALRSAGLFALSGAVTNQLAIHMLFEKVPYLYGSGIIIDRFESIREALKKLIMEQFFTPEKIENFVLSQERTIDLSPIIEQTDFTPAYNALLKSVMESSLGGMLGMFGGEAIIGKLKEPFLEKIKASTIEISQSESFMNALNTHLHQGGTHLSESIEGIVEARLAELTPIMIKEMLHTLMKEHLGWLVVWGGVFGGVIGLISVFLI; encoded by the coding sequence ATGTTTGATAAAGGATGGATGACAAATTTTGTTTCATTAGGCTTAGTCGGACTATCTTATACTGTGGAAGGGATGATGGGTACGGCATTGCGAAGTGCGGGATTGTTTGCACTCTCGGGGGCGGTGACCAACCAGCTCGCAATCCATATGCTTTTCGAAAAAGTTCCCTATCTTTACGGTTCGGGGATTATCATCGATCGGTTCGAATCGATACGTGAAGCACTGAAAAAATTGATTATGGAGCAGTTTTTTACCCCTGAAAAAATCGAAAACTTTGTACTCTCTCAAGAACGCACCATCGATTTGAGCCCGATAATTGAGCAAACCGATTTTACCCCTGCCTACAATGCCTTGCTAAAAAGTGTTATGGAGTCAAGTTTGGGAGGTATGCTCGGTATGTTTGGCGGAGAAGCGATTATCGGTAAACTCAAAGAGCCGTTTTTGGAAAAAATCAAAGCCTCCACAATAGAGATTTCTCAGAGCGAATCGTTTATGAATGCGCTCAATACCCATCTGCACCAAGGGGGAACGCATTTGAGTGAATCGATTGAAGGGATTGTCGAAGCACGTCTGGCAGAGCTTACTCCGATAATGATAAAAGAGATGCTGCATACGTTAATGAAAGAGCATTTGGGATGGCTTGTGGTTTGGGGCGGTGTGTTTGGAGGGGTGATTGGGTTAATATCTGTATTTTTAATTTAG
- a CDS encoding type II toxin-antitoxin system HicB family antitoxin: MKNLEYYMNLDYEIVIKKVSLEDGDGWFAYYKDFKGVMGDGESAIEAIESAQSAFSAFVEVSLTQGDSIPEPHTNEKSLRINISMPENLVKKIDSYIEPLHLSRSAFLQKAAMREIGI, encoded by the coding sequence ATGAAAAATCTAGAGTATTATATGAATCTTGATTATGAGATTGTTATCAAAAAAGTGAGTCTCGAAGATGGTGATGGATGGTTTGCCTATTATAAAGATTTTAAAGGGGTGATGGGTGATGGAGAGAGTGCGATAGAGGCGATAGAGTCAGCTCAGAGCGCTTTTTCGGCTTTTGTAGAAGTCTCTCTTACTCAGGGAGATAGTATACCCGAACCACATACTAATGAAAAAAGTTTACGAATCAATATCTCGATGCCTGAGAATTTGGTGAAAAAAATCGACAGCTATATCGAGCCGTTGCATTTAAGTCGTTCAGCTTTTTTACAAAAAGCAGCGATGAGAGAGATAGGGATTTAA
- a CDS encoding type II toxin-antitoxin system HicA family toxin, translating into MSKKDKLIKAMKNNPKNILFEDIKKLLEDYGYVCHNSGGSHFVFRKENTTTIVIPYHKPIKAIYVKHVLEILGETK; encoded by the coding sequence ATGAGTAAAAAAGACAAACTAATCAAAGCCATGAAAAATAATCCAAAAAATATCCTTTTTGAGGATATTAAAAAACTTTTGGAAGATTATGGATATGTTTGTCACAACAGCGGTGGAAGTCACTTTGTTTTTCGTAAAGAGAATACGACAACTATTGTAATACCGTATCATAAGCCTATCAAAGCTATTTATGTCAAACACGTATTAGAAATTTTGGGAGAAACCAAATGA